The following proteins are co-located in the Acinetobacter shaoyimingii genome:
- the gyrA gene encoding DNA gyrase subunit A: MSVSEIRPIAIEDELKSSYLDYAMSVIVSRALPDVRDGLKPVHRRVLFAMHELGNDYNKAYKKSARVVGDVIGKYHPHGDSAVYETIVRMAQEFSLRYQLVDGQGNFGSVDGDSAAAMRYTEVRMRKLTHELLADLEKDTVEWEDNYDGSERIPQVMPTRVPNLLINGVTGIAVGMATNMAPHNMTEVVNACLAYANNPNISIEGLMEHISGPDFPTGGIIYGKSGIVDAYRTGKGRLHIRGKYHIEEDAKTGRNTIVFTEIPYQVNKAKTIERIAELVKEKKLEGISELRDESDKEGMRIAIDLKRGENAEVIVNNLFLNTQLENSFSINMVCLDNGQPKLMNLKDIIAAFIRHRQEVVTRRTMYELRKARERGHVLEGLTVALANIDEIIETIKTSANPAEARERLQAGEWNAGGVVALLEKAGSVSVRPDVIEGEDLAKPFGFDGSIYRLSPTQVGAILELRLHRLTGLEQDKLHAEYSDILAQIAEYTAILNDFNLLMDVIREELALILQQYGDGRRTDIVESRIDFSREDLIPEEQMVLTVSQTGYAKTQPLSDYAAQRRGGRGKSATSMKEDDYIQHLIVTSNHATVLCFTNVGKVYRLKVYEVPQASRGSKGRPMVNLLPLDADETITAILPVIDAPKKFKDRLAAFQAFVKANAAKLQENEVINSHFEALQSALAELEDGADDISDALRVQLKELGVELSTSDLDDEIINDFAQQVEAVRKNFYVFMATASGTIKRVELEQFSNVRSNGLRAIELKEDDTLIGVAITDGEQQIMLFSNEGKAIRFAETDVRAMGRSAKGVRGMRVTFAAATVEEDVDTDVESEDEDSSDSNVMSRIVSLVVVPEEGEVLCACANGYGKRTPVGDFPTKKRGGKGVIAIKTSERNGELVGAVSIDETKELMLISDGGTLVRTRASEVATTGRNAQGVRLIRLGKEEILVGVVSVEAVEEDEFVEAVEGEELIHSETLVDDETIVDQTENESDVNESDDE; this comes from the coding sequence ATGAGCGTATCGGAAATTAGACCGATTGCCATTGAGGATGAACTGAAAAGCTCATATCTCGACTATGCTATGAGTGTGATTGTATCTCGTGCATTACCAGACGTAAGAGATGGTCTAAAGCCCGTTCATCGTCGTGTGCTTTTTGCTATGCACGAGTTGGGCAATGACTATAACAAAGCCTATAAAAAATCTGCACGTGTGGTCGGTGACGTCATCGGTAAATATCACCCGCATGGTGATTCTGCAGTTTATGAAACCATTGTTCGTATGGCTCAAGAATTTAGCCTACGTTACCAATTGGTAGATGGTCAGGGTAACTTCGGTTCGGTCGATGGTGACAGCGCAGCAGCAATGCGTTATACCGAAGTACGTATGCGTAAATTGACCCATGAACTCTTGGCTGATCTCGAAAAAGATACGGTTGAATGGGAAGATAACTACGACGGCTCTGAGCGTATTCCTCAAGTTATGCCAACGCGTGTACCAAACTTACTCATTAACGGGGTAACAGGTATTGCAGTAGGTATGGCAACCAACATGGCACCGCATAACATGACTGAGGTTGTGAATGCTTGTCTTGCTTATGCAAATAATCCAAATATCAGCATTGAAGGATTGATGGAGCATATTTCTGGTCCAGATTTCCCAACAGGCGGTATTATTTATGGTAAATCAGGCATTGTAGATGCTTACCGTACAGGTAAAGGTCGTCTGCATATCCGTGGTAAATACCATATTGAGGAAGATGCAAAAACTGGTCGTAACACGATTGTCTTCACTGAAATTCCTTATCAAGTCAACAAAGCAAAAACCATTGAACGTATTGCTGAGTTGGTGAAAGAGAAAAAACTCGAAGGCATCTCTGAACTTCGTGATGAGTCAGATAAAGAAGGGATGCGTATTGCGATTGACTTGAAGCGTGGTGAAAACGCTGAAGTGATCGTGAATAACTTGTTCCTGAATACTCAACTTGAAAACTCGTTCAGCATTAACATGGTTTGCCTAGACAATGGTCAACCTAAGTTAATGAACTTAAAAGACATCATTGCGGCATTTATCCGTCACCGTCAAGAAGTGGTGACACGTCGTACCATGTATGAACTGCGTAAAGCACGTGAACGTGGACATGTTTTGGAAGGTTTGACAGTTGCTTTAGCCAACATCGATGAAATTATCGAAACCATCAAAACATCTGCGAATCCTGCAGAGGCACGTGAGCGCTTACAAGCAGGTGAATGGAATGCAGGTGGCGTAGTTGCTTTGCTTGAAAAAGCAGGTTCGGTGTCTGTACGTCCAGATGTGATTGAAGGTGAAGATCTTGCTAAACCATTTGGTTTTGATGGCAGTATTTACCGTCTTTCACCTACGCAAGTTGGCGCAATTTTAGAATTACGTTTACATCGTTTAACAGGTCTTGAACAAGACAAGTTACATGCTGAATATTCTGATATCTTAGCGCAAATTGCTGAATACACTGCAATCTTGAATGACTTCAATTTGTTGATGGATGTCATTCGTGAAGAATTGGCATTGATCCTTCAACAATATGGTGATGGACGTCGTACGGACATTGTTGAATCACGCATTGATTTTTCACGTGAAGATTTGATTCCTGAAGAGCAAATGGTGCTCACTGTTTCTCAAACAGGTTATGCGAAAACTCAACCATTATCTGACTATGCTGCTCAGCGTCGTGGTGGTCGTGGTAAGTCTGCAACCAGCATGAAAGAAGATGATTACATTCAACATCTGATTGTGACGTCGAACCATGCAACGGTTCTGTGTTTCACCAATGTCGGTAAAGTTTACCGTCTGAAAGTGTATGAAGTACCACAAGCTTCTCGTGGTTCAAAAGGTCGCCCAATGGTGAACTTGTTGCCACTGGATGCTGATGAAACGATTACAGCAATCTTACCTGTGATTGATGCACCGAAGAAATTTAAAGACCGTCTCGCAGCGTTCCAAGCATTTGTGAAAGCGAATGCGGCTAAGTTGCAAGAAAATGAAGTGATCAATAGTCATTTTGAAGCACTTCAATCTGCTCTTGCTGAACTTGAAGATGGTGCGGATGATATTTCTGATGCGCTACGTGTGCAGTTAAAAGAATTGGGTGTAGAACTTTCTACTTCTGATTTGGATGACGAAATCATCAATGACTTTGCTCAACAAGTTGAAGCTGTTCGTAAAAACTTCTATGTGTTTATGGCAACGGCTTCAGGTACGATCAAACGTGTTGAATTAGAACAATTTAGTAATGTTCGTTCAAATGGTTTACGTGCAATCGAGTTAAAAGAAGACGATACCTTAATAGGTGTTGCGATCACTGATGGCGAACAGCAAATCATGTTGTTCTCGAACGAAGGTAAGGCAATTCGTTTTGCTGAAACTGATGTCCGTGCAATGGGTCGTTCTGCGAAAGGTGTACGTGGTATGCGTGTAACCTTTGCTGCTGCCACTGTTGAAGAAGATGTCGATACTGACGTTGAGTCAGAAGATGAGGATTCTTCAGACAGTAACGTGATGAGTCGTATTGTTTCACTTGTGGTTGTACCAGAAGAAGGCGAAGTATTGTGTGCGTGTGCCAACGGTTATGGTAAACGTACACCAGTAGGCGACTTCCCAACTAAGAAACGTGGCGGTAAGGGCGTGATTGCGATCAAGACCTCTGAGCGTAACGGTGAGCTGGTTGGTGCGGTGTCTATTGATGAAACCAAAGAGCTGATGTTGATCTCTGATGGTGGTACTTTAGTTCGTACACGTGCTTCAGAAGTGGCAACGACTGGTCGTAATGCGCAAGGTGTTCGTCTGATCCGTTTAGGTAAAGAAGAAATCCTTGTGGGTGTGGTTTCAGTTGAAGCTGTTGAAGAAGATGAATTCGTTGAAGCTGTTGAAGGTGAAGAATTAATTCATTCTGAAACTTTAGTGGATGATGAAACGATTGTAGATCAAACTGAAAATGAATCAGATGTGAATGAATCTGATGATGAGTAA
- a CDS encoding electron transfer flavoprotein subunit alpha/FixB family protein → MSILVIAEHDNKALNGATLNVVAAAQKIGGDITVLVAGSGAQAVADQAAKVAGVSKVLLADNAAYANQLAENVAALVADLGKGYSHILAASTTTGKNVLPRAAALLDASMITDVIAVEGAKTFKRPIYAGNAIATVESAEDIVLATVRGTAFDPVASEGGSVAVEAVADVKDAGISKFISEEIVKSERPELTAARIVVSGGRGVASGENYHKVLDPLADKLGAAQGASRAAVDAGFVPNDMQVGQTGKIVAPDLYIAVGISGAIQHLAGMKDSKVIVAINKDEEAPINAVADYWLVGDLNTVVPELVSKL, encoded by the coding sequence ATGAGTATTTTAGTTATCGCTGAGCACGACAATAAAGCACTTAACGGTGCAACTTTAAACGTTGTAGCTGCAGCTCAAAAAATCGGTGGTGATATCACTGTATTGGTTGCGGGTTCAGGTGCGCAAGCTGTTGCAGATCAAGCAGCGAAAGTAGCTGGTGTAAGCAAAGTATTACTTGCTGACAACGCAGCGTATGCAAACCAATTGGCTGAAAACGTTGCTGCTTTAGTTGCAGATTTGGGTAAAGGTTATTCGCATATCCTTGCTGCATCGACTACAACAGGTAAAAACGTACTTCCACGTGCTGCAGCGCTTCTTGATGCAAGCATGATCACTGACGTGATTGCGGTTGAGGGTGCAAAAACTTTCAAACGTCCTATCTATGCAGGTAACGCGATTGCAACTGTAGAATCTGCTGAAGATATCGTACTTGCAACTGTTCGTGGTACAGCATTTGACCCAGTTGCTAGCGAAGGTGGTTCTGTTGCAGTTGAAGCTGTTGCTGACGTTAAAGATGCAGGCATCTCTAAATTCATTTCTGAAGAGATTGTGAAATCTGAACGTCCTGAATTAACAGCAGCGCGTATTGTTGTTTCTGGTGGTCGTGGTGTGGCTTCTGGTGAAAACTACCATAAAGTTCTTGATCCATTGGCTGACAAGCTTGGTGCAGCACAAGGTGCATCACGTGCAGCTGTGGATGCTGGCTTCGTACCAAACGACATGCAAGTAGGTCAAACTGGTAAAATCGTTGCGCCTGACTTGTACATCGCTGTTGGTATTTCTGGTGCGATTCAGCATTTGGCGGGTATGAAAGATTCTAAGGTGATCGTTGCGATCAACAAAGATGAAGAAGCGCCAATCAACGCAGTTGCTGACTACTGGTTAGTAGGCGACTTAAATACTGTAGTGCCTGAATTGGTGTCAAAACTATAA